CTCTCGCCGTGCACGTAGTCCATCACGAGGAGCAGCTCGCTGCCTTCGTTGATCACGTCGAGGATCGGCACCACGTTCGGGTGCTTGATCCTCGCGGCGAGGCGCGCCTCGTCGAGGAACATCGTGCAGAACTCGGGGTCCTTGGAGAACTGCGGGTGCAGCCGCTTGATCGCCACGGTCCGCGCGAAGCCCGACGGCCCGAGCAGGCGCCCGAAATGGACCGTCGCCATGCCTCCCGACGCGATCTCGCCGTAGAGGGCGTACCGACCGACCTTGTGCGCGCCCGCCTGCCCTCCTGCCATGAGCGGCGCCACTCTAACAGACCGCGCCCGAGCGCGGCCACATCTCTGTCGACCGACCCACACTTTTTGTGATACCGGTGGAGGTATGTTTCAGATGAACGAGTTTCTCGAGCGCAGGCTTGCGCGACGGTTTCGCGCCCACGATCACGATGGCAATGGTTTTCTGCAGCGACGTGACTTCGAGCTGGCGGCCGTGCGCATGGCCGAGGAGTTTGGCCACGGCCCTGAGTCTCCCGCGCGGCAAAAGCTCGTCGCGATCAGCTTGGGCTTGTGGGAGCACCTGCAGAAGGTCGCGGATCTCAATACCGACGGGCGCATCAGCTTGGGCGAGTACAAGGCCGCGTTCGCGGCGGGCATGCTCGAGACCCCCGAGACGTTCCATCAGAACTACGTGCCCTACATCGATGCGGTCCTGGATATCGCCGATATCGATGGCGACGGCAGGCTCACCGTCTCCGACGAAGTCCGCTGGATGAGCTCCTTGATGAACGTGCCCGAGCAGGTGTCCCGAGACGCGTTTTATCGCATCGACAAGGACAACGACGGCTTCATCACCGCCAGCGAGCTGGTCGAGGCCATCCGCGGTTATTACTTCGACGAGTCGCCCGAATCCCCCGGGCACTGGCTGCTCGGCTCGCTCGACCCGTGATGTTCGTCGAGCTCATGACCGCGTCGCTCGTCTCTCATCTCTGCTTGTCCGTCACTGGCTTTCGGCCCCAAACCTGAAAGAAGAGGTGGGAAACCACCAGCGTATCGGGATCGTCGAGGTGGCGCCTCAACTCTCGCGTGAGCTCATTCAGCTCTTCGTCGCTGGCGAAGCCTTCCCTGACGAGGTTTTCGCGAATGTTCGTCACGAAGTCGAGGAAGATGCTCCGGCGGTGATGGCCCGGCGGGTAGACGTGGATCACAGGGTTTACCTGGATCTCCACGAGCCCGGCGTCACGCAGCATTCGGTGGAGCCTCCTGCCGACGAACAGGTCGACGCCTTTCGCGCGTGAATACGCAAGAAAGAGATCGAA
This genomic stretch from Polyangium spumosum harbors:
- a CDS encoding EF-hand domain-containing protein gives rise to the protein MNEFLERRLARRFRAHDHDGNGFLQRRDFELAAVRMAEEFGHGPESPARQKLVAISLGLWEHLQKVADLNTDGRISLGEYKAAFAAGMLETPETFHQNYVPYIDAVLDIADIDGDGRLTVSDEVRWMSSLMNVPEQVSRDAFYRIDKDNDGFITASELVEAIRGYYFDESPESPGHWLLGSLDP